In the genome of Elephas maximus indicus isolate mEleMax1 chromosome 6, mEleMax1 primary haplotype, whole genome shotgun sequence, one region contains:
- the HOXD3 gene encoding homeobox protein Hox-D3, with amino-acid sequence MLFELGQQALELPECTMQKAAYYENPGLFGGYGYSKATDTYSYSAPHQPYPPPANSLDTDYPGSACSIQNSAPLRAPAHKGAELNGSCMRTGTGNSQAGGGGSQPPGLNSEQQPPQPPPPPPTLPPSSPSNPGGGVPTKKAKGGPNASSSSATISKQIFPWMKESRQNSKQKNSCTTAGDSCEDKSPPGPASKRVRTAYTSAQLVELEKEFHFNRYLCRPRRVEMANLLNLTERQIKIWFQNRRMKYKKDQKAKGILHSPAGQSPERSPPLGGAAGHVAYSGQLPPVPGLAYDAPSPPAFAKSQPSMYGLAAYTAPLSSCLPQQKRYAASEFEPHPMASNGGGFGSANLQGSPVYVGGNFVDSMAPASGPVFNLGHLSHPSSASVDYSCAAQIPGNHHHGPCDPHPTYTDLSAHHSSQGRLPEAPKLTHL; translated from the exons ATGTTATTTGAACTGGGTCAGCAGGCCCTGGAGCTTCCTGAGTGCACGATGCAGAAGGCTGCTTACTATGAAAACCCAGGACTCTTTGGAGGCTATGGCTACAGCAAAGCCACTGACACTTATAGCTACAGTGCCCCTCATCAGCCCTACCCACCTCCTGCCAACTCCCTGGACACTGATTACCCAGGTTCGGCCTGCTCTATCCAGAACTCTGCACCTCTTCGAGCCCCAGCCCACAAGGGGGctgaactcaatggcagctgcaTGCGAACAGGAACAGGGAACAGCCAGGCTGGGGGTGGTGGCAGCCAGCCTCCTGGTCTGAACTCAGAGCAGCAGCCACCACAGCCTCCTCCTCCACCACCAACCCTGCCCCCATCCTCGCCCTCCAATCCTGGAGGTGGGGTGCCTACCAAGAAGGCCAAGGGTGGGCCCAATGCTTCCAGCTCCTCAGCTACCATCAGCAAGCAGATCTTCCCGTGGATGAAAGAGTCCCGACAAAACTCCAAACAGAAGAACAGCTGTACCACTGCAG GAGACAGCTGCGAGGACAAGAGTCCGCCGGGCCCGGCGTCCAAGCGGGTGCGTACGGCGTATACCAGCGCGCAGCTGGTGGAGTTGGAGAAGGAATTCCACTTCAACCGCTACTTGTGCCGGCCCCGCCGCGTGGAGATGGCCAACCTGCTGAACCTCACCGAGCGCCAGATCAAGATCTGGTTCCAGAACAGGCGCATGAAGTACAAGAAGGACCAGAAGGCCAAGGGCATCCTGCACTCGCCCGCTGGCCAGTCCCCGGAGCGCAGCCCGCCGCTCGGCGGCGCCGCGGGCCACGTGGCCTACTCGGGCCAGCTGCCGCCGGTGCCGGGCTTGGCCTACGACGCGCCCTCGCCGCCTGCCTTCGCCAAGTCGCAGCCCAGCATGTATGGCCTGGCCGCCTACACGGCGCCTCTCAGCAGCTGCCTGCCGCAGCAGAAGCGGTACGCGGCGTCCGAATTTGAGCCCCACCCCATGGCGAGCAACGGCGGCGGCTTTGGCAGCGCCAACCTGCAGGGCAGCCCGGTATACGTGGGCGGCAACTTCGTCGACTCCATGGCGCCGGCGTCCGGGCCTGTCTTCAACCTGGGCCACCTCTCGCACCCGTCCTCAGCCAGCGTGGACTATAGTTGCGCCGCGCAGATTCCCGGCAACCACCACCACGGACCGTGCGACCCTCATCCCACCTATACAGATCTCTCGGCCCACCACTCGTCTCAGGGACGCCTGCCCGAGGCCCCCAAACTGACGCATCTGTAG